A window from Borrelia sp. P9F1 encodes these proteins:
- the hslV gene encoding ATP-dependent protease subunit HslV: protein MNFNGTTVIAIRRKGKTVVAADGQVTFGHTVLKSNAIKIRKLLSGKILAGFAGSTSDAITLFEKFEEKIKAREDGIIDIKRAAVDLAKDWRSDRILHKLEAMMLVADSDNILLISGTGDVVEPEEDVISIGSGGNYAYSAALAYMEDKKLSAVEIAFKSLKVAARVCIYTNSNIVLEEIG from the coding sequence ATGAATTTTAATGGGACTACAGTAATTGCAATAAGAAGAAAGGGGAAGACAGTGGTGGCCGCAGATGGGCAGGTGACTTTTGGGCATACCGTTTTAAAGTCCAATGCTATAAAAATAAGAAAATTACTTAGTGGTAAGATTTTGGCAGGATTTGCAGGTTCAACTTCTGACGCTATTACTCTTTTTGAGAAATTTGAAGAAAAGATTAAAGCTAGAGAAGATGGGATTATTGATATCAAAAGAGCTGCTGTAGATCTTGCAAAAGATTGGAGGTCTGACAGAATATTACACAAGCTTGAAGCAATGATGCTTGTAGCGGACTCTGATAATATTTTATTGATTTCAGGTACTGGTGATGTTGTTGAGCCTGAGGAGGATGTCATCTCGATAGGCAGTGGGGGCAATTATGCATACTCGGCGGCGCTTGCTTATATGGAAGATAAAAAATTAAGCGCTGTTGAAATTGCTTTTAAGTCTTTAAAGGTAGCAGCGAGGGTGTGTATATACACAAATTCAAATATTGTTCTTGAGGAGATTGGTTAA
- the ftsZ gene encoding cell division protein FtsZ: MKDYNIIDSHSRRFDSAANPTVLKVIGAGGGGSNAVNRMIEYGVRDVEFIVANTDLQALQTSIAPIKIALGAKVTAGLGAGGKPEIGQAAAEEDIDIIKNHLAGADMVFITAGMGGGTGTGAAPVIAQVAKELGILTVGVVTKPFKFEGPKKMRLAEQGINNLRKSVDTLIIIPNQKLLTVVDKRTTIKDAFKRADDVLRMGVQGIAGLIIEHGEVNIDFADVKSIMQGQGDALMGIGYGKGENRAVDAATSAISNPLLEEVRIEGSKGLLVNVTGGEDFSLLELEEIMGIITASVDDEATVIYGHAINSNLDDEIYVTVVATGFSSKKQKDLSGTNESNTLSSKEFDSLMSGNQDNTGSSYGMSDNFIAKSKNVNYFEDDIDVPTFLRNLNKKSSDD, translated from the coding sequence ATGAAAGATTATAATATTATTGACAGTCATTCAAGGAGGTTTGATTCTGCTGCAAATCCTACGGTTCTTAAAGTAATTGGTGCAGGTGGGGGCGGTAGTAATGCTGTTAATCGTATGATTGAATATGGAGTAAGGGATGTTGAATTTATTGTGGCAAATACTGATCTTCAAGCGCTCCAGACCTCTATTGCTCCGATAAAAATTGCTCTTGGTGCCAAGGTTACTGCAGGGCTTGGGGCTGGTGGGAAACCTGAAATTGGACAGGCTGCGGCCGAGGAAGATATCGATATTATTAAAAATCATTTAGCCGGCGCTGACATGGTATTCATTACTGCTGGAATGGGGGGAGGAACTGGAACGGGTGCAGCCCCTGTGATTGCGCAGGTAGCAAAAGAACTTGGGATTTTAACTGTTGGAGTTGTTACTAAGCCTTTTAAATTTGAGGGACCTAAAAAAATGCGACTCGCTGAGCAGGGAATAAATAATTTGCGAAAATCTGTCGATACCTTAATAATTATTCCAAATCAGAAGCTTTTAACTGTTGTCGATAAGCGGACCACTATTAAGGATGCTTTTAAAAGAGCAGATGATGTTTTGAGGATGGGTGTTCAGGGAATTGCTGGTCTCATCATTGAGCATGGAGAGGTTAATATTGACTTTGCTGATGTTAAGAGTATTATGCAGGGTCAGGGTGATGCTTTAATGGGTATTGGTTACGGTAAGGGAGAGAATAGGGCAGTTGATGCAGCTACTTCTGCCATCAGTAATCCCTTGCTTGAAGAAGTTAGGATTGAAGGGTCTAAGGGGCTTCTTGTTAATGTAACGGGAGGGGAGGATTTCTCATTGCTTGAGCTTGAGGAGATTATGGGAATAATTACTGCTAGTGTTGATGATGAGGCTACTGTTATTTATGGGCATGCTATTAACTCTAACCTTGATGATGAAATTTATGTTACTGTTGTTGCCACTGGATTTTCCTCTAAAAAGCAAAAAGACTTGTCTGGTACTAATGAGAGTAATACTTTAAGTTCAAAAGAATTTGATAGTTTGATGTCAGGAAATCAGGACAATACTGGAAGTTCTTATGGAATGAGCGACAACTTTATAGCAAAATCCAAAAATGTTAATTATTTTGAAGATGATATTGATGTCCCAACATTTTTAAGAAATTTAAATAAAAAAAGTAGTGATGATTGA
- the flgC gene encoding flagellar basal body rod protein FlgC: MGLFSSINTASTGLTAQRLRIDVISNNIANVGTTRTSEGGAYRRQRVIFSPRVRNPYWKGPFVPEYLDNGIGQGVRVAGIEKDKAPLKLKYDPTHPDAISFGDHKGYVELPNVNVVEEMVDMISASRAYEANSTVINSSKSMFRNALSILQN, from the coding sequence ATGGGGTTGTTTTCAAGTATTAATACTGCTTCAACAGGATTAACGGCGCAGAGATTGAGAATAGATGTTATTTCAAATAATATTGCAAATGTGGGTACTACTAGAACCTCTGAGGGGGGAGCTTACAGAAGGCAGAGGGTAATTTTTTCTCCAAGGGTTAGGAATCCATATTGGAAGGGTCCCTTTGTGCCTGAATATCTTGATAATGGAATTGGACAGGGCGTAAGGGTTGCTGGTATCGAGAAGGATAAGGCTCCTTTGAAATTAAAGTATGATCCAACGCATCCTGATGCGATAAGTTTTGGTGATCATAAGGGGTATGTGGAGCTTCCTAATGTTAATGTAGTCGAAGAGATGGTGGATATGATTTCTGCTTCTCGTGCTTATGAGGCGAATTCTACCGTTATTAATAGCAGTAAATCAATGTTTAGGAATGCACTATCAATACTGCAAAATTAG
- the ftsA gene encoding cell division protein FtsA: MSRNLIVGLDVGTSKICTVVAEINLNNQLEIVGIGTSVSRGVRKGVLINIEAALDSISNSIEAAELISGCDISDLSVSMSGSSIEGANSRGVVAINSKTREINEEDVDRVIEAAKAIVIPMDREILHVVPQEFIVDGIPHIKNPIDMMGIRLEGEVHIITGSSSSSQNLVRCVNRAGFSVDEIVLGSLASSYATLSKEEREMGVLFIDMGKGTTDVILYVDGSPYYTGVVPIGANRVTLDIAQVWKVPEDVAENIKVTAGVAHISVLESQMESVVIPNLGTRPPQEKSRKELAIIINSRLSEIFEMIKVEVMKRGLYNKINGGIVLTGGGALFPGISNLMEEVFKYPSRIGFPMNINGVSEEYVDPKFSSALGLVLYKHEQQKFNKLKKGSSKSKNQSKISSKLKGWFLKEWF, translated from the coding sequence GTGTCTAGGAATTTGATAGTAGGGTTGGATGTTGGAACTTCAAAGATTTGCACTGTTGTTGCTGAGATAAATTTGAATAACCAATTGGAAATAGTGGGAATAGGCACTAGTGTATCAAGGGGTGTTAGGAAGGGGGTTCTTATAAATATTGAGGCGGCGCTTGATTCGATTTCTAATTCTATTGAAGCTGCAGAACTTATTTCTGGGTGTGATATTTCTGACCTTTCTGTTTCTATGTCAGGTAGTAGCATTGAGGGCGCTAATTCTCGTGGAGTTGTTGCAATAAATTCAAAAACCAGAGAGATTAATGAAGAGGATGTTGATCGTGTTATTGAGGCGGCTAAGGCTATTGTAATTCCTATGGATAGAGAGATTTTACATGTTGTTCCTCAGGAGTTTATTGTTGATGGGATTCCTCATATAAAGAATCCGATAGATATGATGGGAATTAGGCTCGAGGGGGAGGTACATATTATTACAGGTTCTAGCTCTTCAAGTCAAAATTTAGTTAGATGTGTAAATCGTGCTGGATTTTCTGTTGACGAGATTGTTCTTGGAAGCTTAGCCTCCTCATATGCAACTTTATCTAAGGAAGAGAGAGAAATGGGAGTTTTATTTATTGATATGGGCAAGGGGACTACAGATGTAATTCTTTATGTTGATGGTTCTCCTTATTATACGGGAGTGGTTCCTATTGGTGCAAATAGAGTAACCCTCGACATTGCTCAGGTTTGGAAGGTTCCCGAGGATGTTGCTGAGAATATTAAAGTAACAGCAGGGGTTGCTCATATTTCTGTACTTGAAAGCCAGATGGAGAGCGTTGTTATTCCTAATCTTGGAACTAGACCCCCTCAGGAGAAAAGTAGGAAAGAATTGGCTATTATTATTAATTCAAGGTTGAGTGAGATTTTTGAAATGATTAAAGTCGAGGTAATGAAGAGGGGGCTTTACAATAAGATCAATGGAGGAATTGTGTTAACGGGTGGAGGTGCATTATTCCCTGGTATTTCTAATTTAATGGAAGAAGTATTTAAATATCCGTCAAGAATAGGGTTTCCAATGAATATTAACGGGGTAAGTGAGGAGTATGTTGATCCTAAATTTTCTTCAGCCCTTGGGCTTGTTCTTTATAAACACGAACAACAAAAATTCAATAAATTAAAGAAGGGAAGTAGTAAATCCAAGAATCAAAGTAAAATATCTTCAAAGTTGAAAGGTTGGTTTTTGAAAGAGTGGTTTTGA
- a CDS encoding cell division protein FtsQ/DivIB, with translation MMVYKRFLLRYIYVIVSLILLEVVFIIFISPYFLIRYISFNDGIHISQEDIIKISGIKPNTYYYEVDTAVYEANIKKHLRVKNVRVELIFPNKISINIEKRMPVVVTYENINGGFIYYFIDSDGVILEKGKDLIYDLPIISGLRLSENEVGDFLEDRMVAVIKQLNYIKINHNTLYNLVSEINFLKLNFYDYKITLYMKNIYNRILITSDMNLMSSVHRVLMIADLLKGSSDTVDLRSGDIILLGEN, from the coding sequence ATGATGGTTTATAAAAGATTTTTGTTAAGATACATATACGTAATAGTTTCTCTTATATTGCTTGAGGTTGTTTTTATTATTTTTATTTCGCCTTATTTTTTAATTAGGTATATCAGCTTTAATGATGGTATTCATATTTCTCAAGAAGATATAATAAAGATTTCAGGTATTAAGCCTAATACTTATTATTATGAAGTTGATACTGCTGTTTATGAGGCAAATATTAAGAAGCATTTAAGAGTAAAAAATGTAAGGGTGGAGCTCATATTTCCTAATAAAATTAGTATTAATATCGAAAAGAGAATGCCTGTTGTTGTTACTTATGAAAATATTAATGGTGGCTTCATTTATTATTTCATCGACTCAGATGGTGTAATTTTAGAAAAGGGTAAAGATTTAATTTATGATTTGCCTATAATTAGTGGATTGCGTCTGAGTGAAAATGAGGTGGGTGATTTTTTAGAAGATAGAATGGTTGCTGTTATAAAGCAGCTTAACTATATTAAAATAAATCATAATACTTTGTATAATTTGGTATCAGAGATCAATTTTTTAAAATTGAATTTCTATGATTACAAGATAACTTTGTATATGAAAAATATATATAATAGGATATTGATAACGTCTGATATGAACTTAATGAGTTCAGTGCATAGGGTATTAATGATAGCTGATTTGCTTAAAGGAAGCTCCGATACTGTTGATTTAAGAAGTGGTGATATCATTTTGTTAGGAGAAAATTAG
- the hslU gene encoding HslU--HslV peptidase ATPase subunit, with protein MDKSEKHNIIPKEIVAELDKYIIGQSEAKKLVSIALVNRYIRSKLPKEIRDDVMPKNIIMIGSTGIGKTEIARRLSKLIKAPFIKVEATKYTEVGYVGRDVESMVRDLMSIAVNMVKEEMYDSVRAEASKRAEERIIDKLFKVPEDTEDEEEKKIGEKVRDKFRKQLRSGSLDEDLIDIYVSGKMPVSTIEIFSGGNFEEIDMSLGGLINNIFDRKKKREVKVKKAREIVLSEELEKLVDNENIVEIAKSRVENMGIIFIDEIDKIATKNRSGNDVSREGVQRDILPIVEGSKVNTRYGIVDTSHILFIAAGAFNLSKPSDLIPELQGRFPIKVELKSLSVDDFKNILKETKNSLIRQYIEMFKIYNLTLKFSEEAIDRIAELTFNMNLEGENLGARRLHGVMEKVLADLFFEAPGSKLKKIEIDLDYVNEKIEIKEKKDLNYYII; from the coding sequence ATGGATAAATCTGAAAAGCATAATATAATTCCTAAAGAGATTGTTGCAGAATTGGATAAATACATAATAGGACAGTCTGAGGCTAAAAAATTAGTTTCAATCGCTCTTGTCAATAGGTATATAAGATCTAAGCTTCCTAAGGAGATAAGAGATGATGTTATGCCTAAAAACATTATTATGATTGGTTCGACTGGAATTGGCAAGACTGAAATTGCAAGGAGGCTTTCAAAGCTTATTAAGGCTCCTTTTATTAAAGTTGAGGCTACTAAGTATACTGAGGTGGGTTATGTGGGGCGTGATGTTGAATCTATGGTTCGAGATTTAATGAGTATCGCTGTTAATATGGTAAAGGAGGAGATGTATGATTCTGTCCGCGCAGAGGCCAGTAAGCGTGCAGAGGAGAGAATAATCGACAAACTTTTTAAGGTGCCTGAGGACACTGAAGATGAAGAAGAGAAGAAAATTGGCGAAAAAGTTAGAGATAAATTTAGGAAACAGTTGAGGAGCGGATCTCTTGACGAGGATCTTATTGACATTTATGTCTCAGGTAAAATGCCAGTCTCCACGATAGAAATATTTTCTGGTGGTAATTTTGAAGAGATTGACATGAGTCTTGGAGGTTTAATTAATAATATATTTGATAGAAAAAAGAAAAGAGAGGTAAAAGTAAAAAAAGCTAGGGAAATTGTTTTGTCCGAAGAACTTGAAAAATTGGTTGATAATGAGAATATTGTGGAGATTGCAAAATCTAGGGTAGAGAACATGGGAATTATTTTTATCGATGAGATTGATAAAATAGCTACTAAAAATAGAAGTGGAAATGATGTTTCCAGAGAGGGGGTTCAAAGAGATATATTGCCAATTGTCGAGGGCTCTAAAGTCAATACTAGATATGGAATAGTAGACACTTCTCATATTTTGTTTATTGCAGCAGGGGCTTTTAATTTATCAAAGCCTTCTGATTTAATACCAGAACTTCAGGGTAGGTTCCCAATCAAAGTTGAGCTTAAGAGCTTAAGTGTTGATGATTTTAAAAATATTTTAAAAGAAACCAAGAATTCTTTAATAAGACAGTACATTGAGATGTTTAAGATATATAACTTAACTTTGAAGTTTAGCGAAGAGGCAATTGATAGAATAGCTGAGCTTACTTTCAATATGAATCTTGAGGGTGAAAATCTCGGGGCAAGAAGATTGCATGGAGTTATGGAAAAAGTTCTTGCTGATCTTTTTTTTGAGGCTCCCGGTAGCAAGTTGAAAAAAATTGAAATAGACTTGGACTATGTTAATGAAAAAATAGAGATTAAAGAAAAAAAAGACTTAAATTATTATATAATATAG
- the flgB gene encoding flagellar basal body rod protein FlgB: MVNFEKSIDLTHKYLDVLSLRQAVVSDNIANVDTPNFKRSGITFEAELRQALLDESAPVLSLTKSSEKHLDGARELGYLDVKPHRMLDYVSTFNNNGNNVNIDSEIKSLVQNQMMYNLFTNIQTHYFKSVNIVIK; the protein is encoded by the coding sequence TTGGTTAATTTTGAAAAGTCGATTGATTTGACGCATAAATATTTGGATGTTCTCAGTTTAAGGCAGGCTGTAGTTTCTGATAACATTGCAAATGTGGATACTCCAAATTTTAAGAGAAGTGGAATTACTTTTGAAGCTGAGCTTAGGCAGGCACTTTTAGATGAAAGTGCACCCGTTTTGTCCTTAACAAAGAGCAGTGAAAAACACTTAGATGGGGCTAGGGAGTTGGGGTATTTAGATGTTAAGCCACATAGAATGCTTGACTATGTTTCTACTTTTAATAATAACGGCAATAATGTCAATATTGATTCTGAGATTAAAAGCCTTGTTCAGAATCAGATGATGTATAACTTGTTTACGAATATTCAGACTCATTATTTTAAAAGTGTGAATATTGTAATAAAATAG
- the dprA gene encoding DNA-processing protein DprA, with amino-acid sequence MKLLYIDSLKFLKSKEKLKIFNDFGLDDVFRLTLSDISSYLSRDFKKVHRLPDLKLIELQQKVINRTGAKVSFLGDRDYPLKLKRIYDPPFAIYYKGNLPNSVAVSWAVVGSRRIGRTLASRIGELVSHLARNNIEVVSGFAIGADIEAHLGAIKNRKRTYAVIATDIDNIYPRQNRKYVSELLENGGGIITETLPYEKIQNYFFAKRNRIISGLSDSVFVTYAPMKSGALITADIGLDLGLDVYVYDIDYSGEGSKALYESGAQEIKGIPDLYKILNVQYNEPEISDDGPGDHFECRNISSVLVKNLLNEISK; translated from the coding sequence ATTAAATTACTCTACATAGATAGTTTGAAATTTTTAAAGAGCAAAGAAAAACTTAAGATTTTTAATGATTTTGGTCTGGATGATGTCTTTCGATTAACCCTGAGTGATATTTCTTCCTATTTATCTAGAGATTTCAAAAAAGTGCATAGACTTCCAGACTTGAAGTTGATCGAGCTTCAACAGAAGGTTATTAATAGGACAGGTGCAAAGGTTTCTTTTTTGGGAGACAGGGACTACCCTCTAAAGCTTAAAAGGATTTACGATCCACCGTTTGCTATTTATTATAAAGGAAATCTTCCAAATTCTGTGGCTGTGTCTTGGGCTGTTGTGGGTTCAAGGCGAATTGGAAGGACTTTAGCAAGTCGAATTGGAGAGTTGGTATCTCATCTTGCTAGAAATAATATTGAAGTAGTATCTGGATTTGCGATAGGTGCTGATATTGAAGCGCATCTTGGAGCAATAAAGAATAGGAAAAGAACGTACGCTGTTATTGCAACTGATATTGATAATATTTATCCGAGGCAAAATAGAAAATATGTCTCCGAGCTTTTAGAAAATGGAGGAGGAATAATTACTGAAACTTTACCCTACGAAAAAATACAAAATTATTTTTTTGCGAAGCGGAATAGGATAATATCGGGTCTCTCAGATTCCGTTTTTGTGACATATGCTCCGATGAAATCTGGTGCCTTAATTACTGCTGATATTGGACTTGATTTAGGCCTTGATGTTTATGTATACGATATTGATTATTCTGGAGAGGGCTCTAAGGCTTTATATGAAAGTGGAGCTCAGGAGATCAAGGGAATACCAGATCTTTATAAGATACTTAATGTTCAATATAATGAGCCTGAAATTAGTGACGATGGCCCTGGGGATCATTTTGAGTGTAGGAATATATCTAGTGTGCTTGTTAAAAATTTATTGAATGAAATATCTAAATAG
- the mraY gene encoding phospho-N-acetylmuramoyl-pentapeptide-transferase yields MFYLLGLRLLKYITFRAAYATVFAFLLALFVGPFIILKLKKLKLDQILREEGPKRHLNEKVGIPTMGGILIFSCVLISLLFWANPFNIYFLIILFVMLSFACLGFVDDLLKIKRQNTDGLNARFKIYGQILFSFVSVSILYYFGSGHVSIIYFPFIKSFNLDLGFLYIPFGMFVLISASNSFNLTDGLDGLAIGLSTVITGALIIIAYLTSRADFASYLNIPNIKGTEELVIFLGALLGGSFGFLWFNAYPAKIMMGDTGSLSIGAILGMVALILKSEILFAILAGVFVVETLSVIIQVVVYKRTGKRIFKMAPLHHHFEELGWSEMQVVIRFWIIGLIFAILALSTLKIR; encoded by the coding sequence ATGTTTTATCTTCTAGGATTAAGATTACTCAAATATATTACTTTCAGGGCAGCTTATGCCACCGTTTTTGCATTTTTACTTGCTTTATTTGTTGGTCCTTTTATTATCTTGAAACTTAAGAAATTGAAGCTGGATCAAATCTTAAGAGAAGAAGGCCCTAAGCGCCATTTGAATGAAAAGGTAGGGATACCTACCATGGGTGGCATTCTCATTTTTTCTTGCGTATTAATTTCTTTGTTGTTTTGGGCCAATCCTTTCAATATTTACTTTTTAATTATTCTTTTTGTAATGCTTAGCTTTGCATGTTTGGGATTTGTGGATGATCTTTTAAAGATAAAGAGACAAAATACAGATGGACTTAATGCTAGGTTTAAAATTTATGGACAGATTTTGTTTTCTTTTGTGTCAGTTAGTATTCTTTACTATTTTGGAAGTGGACATGTCAGTATAATTTATTTTCCGTTTATTAAGTCTTTCAATTTAGATTTAGGCTTTTTGTATATTCCGTTTGGAATGTTTGTTTTAATATCTGCATCTAATTCTTTTAATTTAACAGATGGCCTTGATGGGCTTGCCATTGGACTTAGCACAGTTATAACAGGAGCTTTAATAATAATTGCTTATCTTACAAGTAGAGCAGATTTTGCATCTTATTTAAATATTCCAAATATTAAAGGAACTGAAGAACTTGTAATATTTCTTGGAGCTTTGCTTGGGGGTAGTTTTGGGTTTTTATGGTTTAATGCTTATCCTGCTAAAATAATGATGGGAGATACTGGCAGTTTGTCAATTGGAGCAATCCTTGGAATGGTTGCTTTAATTTTGAAAAGTGAGATTCTTTTTGCAATTCTTGCAGGGGTTTTTGTGGTTGAGACCTTGTCTGTAATTATTCAGGTGGTTGTGTATAAGAGAACTGGAAAAAGGATATTTAAGATGGCACCGCTACATCACCATTTTGAAGAGCTTGGGTGGTCTGAAATGCAGGTCGTTATTAGGTTTTGGATAATAGGTTTAATATTCGCTATACTTGCTTTAAGTACTCTTAAGATTAGATGA
- the ftsW gene encoding putative lipid II flippase FtsW — MLVLWSLVSYGLIVFYTSSFFLSLELTGDPNFLFLMRLRYLFLSFITFFVFERVSLDFLRKIVSIVLLITFTLVLATFLSPSISGAKRWIFLGGVSIQPSEIFKLSFTIYLSSYLSKFRLKSDNNMSYWIKPMMVFSSFWLLIILQNDYSTAIYFAILFFIILFISEMAIGYMFSILFTFLPISVLFLVFEPYRVARIFAFLNPHEDPSGKGYQIIASFNALKSGGIWGKGLGMGEIKLGKLPEANSDFIFSVLGEELGFLGVCVAIVLFFLFFYLGYFVAIYAKTKFRFFIAFISSLVIFLQSIMNILIAVGLLPPTGINLPFFSSGGSSIVITMALAGLIANVARDVESG; from the coding sequence TTGCTTGTTTTGTGGTCTCTTGTTTCTTACGGACTTATTGTATTTTATACGTCTTCGTTCTTTTTAAGTCTAGAACTTACGGGAGATCCTAATTTTTTGTTTTTAATGCGTCTTAGGTACCTTTTTTTGAGTTTTATTACATTTTTTGTTTTTGAAAGAGTTTCTCTAGATTTTTTAAGAAAAATAGTGTCTATTGTACTACTTATAACCTTTACTTTGGTTTTGGCAACTTTTTTGTCTCCTAGTATTTCTGGTGCAAAAAGATGGATATTTTTAGGGGGAGTTAGTATACAGCCTTCAGAGATTTTTAAATTGTCTTTTACGATCTATCTCTCAAGTTATTTGAGTAAGTTTAGATTAAAATCAGACAACAATATGTCTTATTGGATTAAGCCTATGATGGTTTTTTCTAGTTTTTGGTTGCTTATAATTTTGCAAAATGATTATTCAACAGCTATTTATTTTGCTATTCTTTTTTTTATTATCTTGTTTATTTCTGAAATGGCAATTGGGTATATGTTTTCTATCTTGTTCACGTTTTTGCCGATTTCTGTTCTTTTTTTGGTGTTTGAGCCCTATAGAGTTGCTAGGATTTTTGCTTTTCTAAATCCTCATGAAGATCCTTCGGGAAAGGGATACCAGATAATTGCGTCTTTTAATGCTTTAAAAAGTGGAGGCATTTGGGGTAAGGGTCTTGGCATGGGAGAGATAAAACTTGGAAAACTACCAGAGGCTAACTCAGATTTTATTTTCTCAGTTCTTGGAGAGGAGCTAGGGTTTTTAGGGGTTTGTGTTGCAATTGTGCTGTTTTTTCTATTTTTCTATCTTGGGTATTTTGTTGCTATTTATGCTAAGACTAAGTTTAGGTTCTTTATTGCCTTCATATCAAGTCTTGTAATCTTTCTTCAAAGTATTATGAATATTTTAATTGCAGTGGGGCTCCTGCCCCCTACAGGAATAAATTTGCCGTTTTTTTCTTCAGGCGGCTCTTCTATTGTTATTACAATGGCACTTGCTGGGTTGATTGCAAATGTTGCTAGAGATGTTGAGAGTGGGTAA
- a CDS encoding tetratricopeptide repeat protein has protein sequence MKKLMSFLLFGVISCGSGSKEKTNLGLRIREIEIAGGGPLEKIEVYKEFIGREEKNVLNILNSIDKKSRFFSLIGLELIKLGQYGPAIEYFNKNLEYSSSNYLSHFYIGVSSYNLAKEIKSREKIEEYLSLAEDSFLKSISIKNDFKEALFSISTMYVYDLNRQVDAKEYLSKLEAMGESYFEFFMLRGSNYYSLGDFSNALLFYEKAKNKALTEEQIEGVNRVMSNFK, from the coding sequence ATGAAAAAGTTGATGTCATTCTTGTTATTTGGGGTTATTTCTTGTGGGAGTGGATCCAAGGAGAAGACAAATCTTGGTCTTAGAATAAGAGAGATAGAGATAGCAGGAGGGGGTCCTTTAGAGAAGATTGAGGTTTATAAGGAATTTATTGGTAGGGAAGAAAAAAATGTTTTAAACATATTAAATTCTATTGATAAAAAATCTAGATTTTTTAGTCTAATTGGGCTTGAGCTTATTAAGCTGGGTCAATACGGCCCTGCCATTGAGTATTTTAATAAAAATTTGGAATATAGTTCGAGCAATTATTTATCTCATTTTTATATAGGAGTATCTTCTTATAACTTAGCTAAGGAGATAAAGAGTAGAGAAAAGATTGAAGAATACTTAAGTCTTGCAGAAGATTCTTTTTTAAAATCAATTTCTATTAAAAATGATTTTAAAGAAGCTCTTTTTTCTATCTCCACTATGTATGTTTATGATCTTAATAGGCAAGTGGATGCCAAGGAATATCTAAGTAAACTTGAAGCTATGGGAGAGAGTTACTTTGAATTTTTTATGTTAAGAGGCTCAAATTACTATTCTCTTGGTGATTTTAGTAATGCCTTATTGTTTTATGAAAAAGCAAAAAACAAGGCTTTGACTGAGGAGCAAATAGAGGGAGTTAATAGAGTGATGAGTAATTTCAAATAG